In Streptomyces erythrochromogenes, the DNA window CCGGACACCGACTGGTTCTTCCACGGCGCCTTCACCCGCGGCGGGCAGCCGCTGCTCGCCGGTTCGGGCCGCAAGGAGCTGTCCTGGCCGGTGCGCACGGGGCTGACGGCGGTGGGGCGGTGGCTGCCGGACCCGGCGGTGGAGGAGGCGGCGCTGCGGCTCGCCGAACGCCTCGGCTACCAGGGGATCCTGGACCTGGACTTCCGCCGTGACGAGCGCGGGGTCTTCCGGCTGGTGGACTTCAACCCCCGCCCGGGCGCGCAGTTCAGGCTGTTCACGGACACGGCCGGACTGGATGTGGTGCAGGCGATGTACCTGGATCTGACGGGCCAACGGGTCCCGCAGCCCTCGGGCGGCGCGGGCCGCGTCTTCGTCGCGGAGAACTACGCGCTGCTGGCGGCGGTCCGGGGCCGTTCGCTGCCGCGGCGCCGTCCGGCGGCGGACCCCGCGCCCCCGAAGCCGGGACCGGCCGCGGAGCGGGGGCAGGTCGCCGAGCGGGCGCAGGTCGAGGCGGCCTGGTTCGCGTCGGACGACCTCCGGCCGTTCCTGGCCATGCTCGCGGCGTTCCTGGGGCGCGGCGCGGCCAAGGGGGTCCGGGTCCTGCGGGGCGTGCCGGCGCAGGGCCGCCGCACCGCGCGTGCGGTCGTCCGCGCGCCCCGGCAGCGCGGGCGGGAGCAGCCGGGCGTGACCTCCGCCGGGGCGGTCTCCCGTCCCGTCCCGCCGGAGGCCTCGGCCGAGCCGGACGAACTGGTGACCCGTTGACCGGGTCCGGACCGGCGGTCGGGGCCGGGCAGGTGACCGAGGTGCTGGAGGAGCGGTCGTGACGCGGATCGACGATCTCGTGGTGATCGGCGCGGGCCCGTACGGGCTGTCGATCGCCGCCCACGCGGCCGGCGCGGGTCTCGGTGTACGGGTGCTGGGGCGGCCCATGGCCTCGTGGCGCGACCACATGCCCGACGGCATGTACCTGAAGTCGGAGCCGTGGTCCTCCAACCTGTCCGCGCCGGACGGGCGGCACACCCTGGCCCAGTACTGCGCTTCCCTCGGCACCATCGCGGAACACGGCACTCCGCTGCCCATCGGCACGTTCAGCGCGTACGGGATGTGGTTCGCCCGGCACGCCGGGCCGCAGGTGGAGGAGGTGACCGTCACGGAGGTGACCCCGCAGGGCGACGGCTTCCGCGTCCGCACCGCCGAGGGACCGCCCCTGCTCGCCCGCACGGTCGCCGTCGCGGTCGGGGTGATGCCCTTCACCCGCTACCCCGAGGCGCTGGCGGGCCTCCCGCCCGCCCACTACTCGCACAGCAGCGGCCACCGGGACCTGTCCGGCTTCGCCGGCCGCGAGGTCGCCGTGCTCGGGGCCGGGCAGGCGGCCCTGGAGACCGCCGCCCTGCTGGCCGAGCAGGGTGCGCGGCCGTGCCTGGTGGCCCGGCGCTCCCGGCTGAACTGGAACACCGTCCCGCAGCCGCTGAGCAGGCCCGCGCTGCGCGCCCTGCGCGAGCCGCACAGCGGCCTCGGAACGGGCTGGCGCAGCTGGGCGTGGTCGGAGCTGCCCTGGGCGGTGCGCCGGCTGCCCGCGCACACCCGGGAGCGGATCGCGGCGACCGCGCTGGGCCCGGCCGGCGCCTGGTGGCTGCGGGACCGCTTCGAGCGGCGCGTGCCGGCGCTGCTGGGGCACCGGCTGCACCGGGTGGTGGCGGCGGGCGAGCGGACACGGCTCGGGCTGACCTCACCCGCGGGCGAATCGGTGGTCCTGGACGTCGCCCACGTCATCGCGGCCACCGGCTTCGTTCCGGACCTGGCCCGGCTGGGAATGCTCGACGCGGGGCTGCGCGCGGCGCTGATGACCGTGGGCGGCGGCAGGGCCCCGGAACTGGACCCCGGCTTCGAGTCCTCGTGGCCCGGACTGTTCTTCGCGGGGCTGCTGGCGGCTCCCTCATTCGGCCCTTCCATGCGATTCGTGCACGGCGCGGGCTTCACGGCGGGGAGACTGGTGAGAGGAGTCCGCAAGCGCCTCGGTGCCCGGGGCCCGCGGCCGGGCTCCCCCGGTGTCGCCCGGCTCGTCCGGGCTGCTTCCCCCGGGCCGGCTCCGGGGGTACCCCCAGGGCATCCGAAGACGTACCTGCGGTGAGACCCGCAGTGAGAAGGGGTCCGTGATGAGCACGGAGCGAGCGCAGGGCCGCGGCTGGGTACGCATTCCCGCCAGCCGCGGCGAACAGTCCGCCACGGGCATGACCGCCGGGCAGGACCGGTCCGCGTACCAGGGACCGTATGCGGGTCCGTATCCGGGACCGTACGCGGGCCCGTACGCGACGGCCGCCGCCACCGACCAGGCCACGATCTACCTCTCCGTCGTCCAGCGCTGGCGGGAGGCCGGGCGCACCCTTCCGGGGCATCCCGACGAGGAGTGGGAGCGGCTGATCTCCCAGCCCTGCTGGCCCGGCCGCTAGGGGGTGCGGACGGTGGCAGCGGCAGAGCGCGACGGACCAGGGCCGGCCCGGCGGACCCCCGTGACCGACGCCGGGGAGCGGCTCGCGCTGAACGGCATGGGCAGCTTCGAGTGGGACCTGGGCACGGGGACGGTGGCGCTGGACGCGGCCGCCATGGCCGTGTTCGACCTGGAGCCGGAGGAGTACGACGGCACCGCGGAGGGCGCCGCGCTGCGCGTGCGGCCCGAGGACGCGGCCCGGCTGCGCGAGACCATCGCCGGCGTCCTGGAGGAGCGCGGGGAGACGTTCGGCGCGTACTTCACGGTGCACCGGCGCGACGGCCGCGACCAGTGGACGCACACCACGGGCCGGGTGGTGCGGGACGCCGAGGGCCAGGCGCTGCACATCGCCGGGATCGTCCGGGACGCGGCGGCGGAACTGGCCCACGCGACGCTGCTGCGCAAGCTGGAGGCGGCGCGCGCCCAGCAGACGACGATCGTGCAGCGGACCACCGAGGCCCTGTCGCGGGCGGTGACGGTCGACGACGTCACGGCCGCGCTGACCGGGGCGGGCGCGTTGGAGCGGCTCGGGGCGGACGGGCTGGCCCTGGGACTGGTCGAGGGCGGCACCATGAAGATCATCGCGCTGAGCGGGGAGTCGCTGGAGATCCTCAGCGAGCGCCGGTTCACCCGGATGGACGGGTCGCTGCCGCTCTCGCACGCCGTGCTGACCAGGCAGGCACGTTTCGTCACCTCGCTGACCCAGCTCGGCGGCGAGTTCCCGCTCCTCGCGGACTACCTGAACCGCATCCGGTTCGACGCCGCCGCCTACCTGCCGCTGATCGCCCAGGCCAAGGCCATCGGCGGTCTGGTGCTCTTCTACCGGCAGCGCGAGGAGTTCAGCCCGGAGGAGCGCAACCTGTGCCTGGGCCTGGCGGGCATCGTGGCCCAGTCGCTGCAGCGGGCGCTCCTCTTCGACCAGGAGCGGGAGTTCGCGACGGGCCTGCAGGCGGCCATGCTGCCGCGCCGGATCCCGGAGATCTCCGGCGGGGAGATCGCGGTCCGCTACCACGCCGCGTGGAGCGGGCGGGAGGTCGGCGGTGACTGGTACGACGTGATCGCGCTGCCCCGCAACCGGGTCGGCATCGTGGTGGGCGACGTACAGGGCCACGACACGCACGCGGCGGCCATCATGGGCCAGCTGCGGATCGCGCTGCGGGCGTACGCGGGGGAGGGCCACCCGCCGTCCACCGTGCTGGCGCGGGCCTCGCGCTTCCTCGCCGAGCTGGACACCGAGCGCTTCGCCACCTGCATGTACGCGCAGGTGGACCTGGAGACGGGCGGCGTGCGCGCGGTCCGCGCGGGCCACCTCGGCCCGCTGATCCGGCACACGGACGGGCGAACGGGCTGGCCCAACGTGCGCGGCGGTCTCCCGCTGGGCCTGGCCTCCGCCTTCGAGCAGGAGGAGTTCCCCGAGACGCAGCTGGACCTGGTCCCCGGCGAGACGCTCGTGCTGTGCACCGACGGCCTCGTGGAGGAGCCCGGTACGACCATCACCGCGGGCATGGACGCCCTCGCCCACGCGGTGCGCAGCGGCCCCCAGGGCGCCGGGGCGCTCGCCGACCACCTCTCGGACCGGCTGTGGGAGCGCTGGGGCTCCGGGGACGACGTGGCCCTGCTGGTGCTGCGCCGGGCCCCCGACCCCGGCACCCACCGGGCGCCGCGCATCCACCAGTACATCCACCAGGCGGACCCGGAAGGCCTCTCGGACGCCCGCTACGCCCTGCGCCAGGCCCTGCGCGACTGGGGTGTGCCGGAGCTCGCCGACGACGTGGAGCTGGCTGCGGGGGAGCTGCTGGTCAACGCCCTGCTGCACACCGACGGCGGGGCGGTGCTGACCATGGAGGTGCTGCCGGAGCCGGTGCGGCGGATCCGGCTGTGGGTCAAGGACCGCTCCAGCGTGTGGCCGCGCCGGCGCAGCCCGGGCGAGGCCGCCACCACGGGGCGCGGGCTGCTGCTGGTGGACGCCCTGGCCACGCACTGGGGCGTGGAGTCCCGGGGCGACGGCAAGGCGGTGTGGTGCGAGTTCGACGTCGGCGGCACCCCCCGGAGCGCGGGGTGACCGGCCGGACACGCCGAGTTGTGGGCGGCGGGAGCCGGGGCGATGATGCCGACCATGGAACGGAACGCGCTGTGCGCAGGCTGAGCAAGGGTGCCGTGACCGGCATCCTCGCCGCGCTGCTGCTGGCCGCCGGAGTGCCGACGGTCGTGGACTGGACGACGGGACGGCCGCACGCGGACCCCGGGTGCCAGGCGGTTGCCTTCATGTCGATGACGGGCGTCGCGCCCGAGTGCCGGTCCCGGTAGCGGCGGCTACCGGGAAGACGCCACGGCCCACGGCCCACG includes these proteins:
- a CDS encoding NAD(P)-binding domain-containing protein, which codes for MDDLVVIGAGPYGLSIAAHAAGAGLGVRVLGRPMASWRDHMPDGMYLKSEPWSSNLSAPDGRHTLAQYCASLGTIAEHGTPLPIGTFSAYGMWFARHAGPQVEEVTVTEVTPQGDGFRVRTAEGPPLLARTVAVAVGVMPFTRYPEALAGLPPAHYSHSSGHRDLSGFAGREVAVLGAGQAALETAALLAEQGARPCLVARRSRLNWNTVPQPLSRPALRALREPHSGLGTGWRSWAWSELPWAVRRLPAHTRERIAATALGPAGAWWLRDRFERRVPALLGHRLHRVVAAGERTRLGLTSPAGESVVLDVAHVIAATGFVPDLARLGMLDAGLRAALMTVGGGRAPELDPGFESSWPGLFFAGLLAAPSFGPSMRFVHGAGFTAGRLVRGVRKRLGARGPRPGSPGVARLVRAASPGPAPGVPPGHPKTYLR
- a CDS encoding SpoIIE family protein phosphatase, with protein sequence MAAAERDGPGPARRTPVTDAGERLALNGMGSFEWDLGTGTVALDAAAMAVFDLEPEEYDGTAEGAALRVRPEDAARLRETIAGVLEERGETFGAYFTVHRRDGRDQWTHTTGRVVRDAEGQALHIAGIVRDAAAELAHATLLRKLEAARAQQTTIVQRTTEALSRAVTVDDVTAALTGAGALERLGADGLALGLVEGGTMKIIALSGESLEILSERRFTRMDGSLPLSHAVLTRQARFVTSLTQLGGEFPLLADYLNRIRFDAAAYLPLIAQAKAIGGLVLFYRQREEFSPEERNLCLGLAGIVAQSLQRALLFDQEREFATGLQAAMLPRRIPEISGGEIAVRYHAAWSGREVGGDWYDVIALPRNRVGIVVGDVQGHDTHAAAIMGQLRIALRAYAGEGHPPSTVLARASRFLAELDTERFATCMYAQVDLETGGVRAVRAGHLGPLIRHTDGRTGWPNVRGGLPLGLASAFEQEEFPETQLDLVPGETLVLCTDGLVEEPGTTITAGMDALAHAVRSGPQGAGALADHLSDRLWERWGSGDDVALLVLRRAPDPGTHRAPRIHQYIHQADPEGLSDARYALRQALRDWGVPELADDVELAAGELLVNALLHTDGGAVLTMEVLPEPVRRIRLWVKDRSSVWPRRRSPGEAATTGRGLLLVDALATHWGVESRGDGKAVWCEFDVGGTPRSAG
- a CDS encoding carboxylate--amine ligase, which encodes MHAFANHVPAVVLRLDRNPFHHGTLGAVRSLGRKGVEVHAVVEAGGGPMGRSRYLRAVHPGPVGGLDPETPEALLECLNGVSDLIGRPAVLIAMDDLSAIAVSRVAPMLRERFRIPHQPDNLPARVADKAELSRLCARWDVPHPETVVPASGAEAAEAAWRLGLPVVAKWSRPWLLPSGADGLRSTTLVHTTAEARRLYERSAQAGSRLLLQRFLPAGPDTDWFFHGAFTRGGQPLLAGSGRKELSWPVRTGLTAVGRWLPDPAVEEAALRLAERLGYQGILDLDFRRDERGVFRLVDFNPRPGAQFRLFTDTAGLDVVQAMYLDLTGQRVPQPSGGAGRVFVAENYALLAAVRGRSLPRRRPAADPAPPKPGPAAERGQVAERAQVEAAWFASDDLRPFLAMLAAFLGRGAAKGVRVLRGVPAQGRRTARAVVRAPRQRGREQPGVTSAGAVSRPVPPEASAEPDELVTR